Proteins found in one Saccharomyces mikatae IFO 1815 strain IFO1815 genome assembly, chromosome: 3 genomic segment:
- the KIN82 gene encoding putative serine/threonine protein kinase KIN82 (similar to Saccharomyces cerevisiae KIN82 (YCR091W) and FPK1 (YNR047W); ancestral locus Anc_6.371): protein MTQQELLSPSQCLSKGRSMSLPKMFARNLKSVHGNLSGSKNINCGGSSYNPCSSTSSNPQITTTRNENQQDLHVPLSAHVECNDSWSSFKFNKFKSMFHHNRSKGCDIPNELALEEGTDQSEQPLKVSVEQLQISTNSEVSAENTTSSTFIINENICITPNVISKSSSPDAELSTFDMSTDPSSFHTPSSPSYIAKESRNLSNGSLNDINEDEELQHFHGKVSESCKASPIGHFPLSNFPTDSLRGNNGSKMDQVPTDTTPRLRRAASEPFNTEKNELLHENYIALKQPPNLGDIIEPKRSHRLRTKSFSNKFQDITVEPRSFEKIRLLGQGDVGKVYLVRERDTNQIFALKVLSKHEMIKRKKIKRVLTEQEILATSDHPFIVTLYHSFQTEDYLYLCMEYCMGGEFFRALQTRKSKCIAEEDAKFYASEVVAALEYLHLLGFIYRDLKPENILLHQSGHVMLSDFDLSIQAIGSKNPTMKDSTYLDTKICSDGFRTNSFVGTEEYLAPEVIRGNGHTAAVDWWTLGILVYEMLFGCTPFKGVNSNETFSNILAKDAKFPHGKEVSKNCKDLIKKLLNKNETKRLGSKLGATDIKRHPFFKKVQWSFLRNQDPPLIPALNDNGCELPSILSCNKHSKNNPVSKQETKMFCEKVANDDEMDEADPFHDFNSMSLTKTDDNILTYSENHTYGKVLYKASCTRSRHNNSHRSFFKVIIPEL from the coding sequence ATGACTCAACAAGAATTACTTTCCCCCTCGCAATGCTTATCCAAGGGGAGGAGTATGTCGCTACCAAAAATGTTTGCGCGTAATTTGAAATCTGTTCATGGTAATTTATCTGGTAGCAAAAATATTAATTGTGGTGGCTCAAGTTACAATCCTTGTTCGTCCACAAGCTCAAACCCACAAATTACTACGACACGTAATGAAAACCAACAGGACCTTCACGTCCCCCTTTCAGCGCATGTAGAATGCAACGACAGTTGGTCCAGTTTTAAGttcaataaatttaaaTCAATGTTTCACCATAACAGGTCAAAGGGCTGTGATATTCCCAATGAACTAGCTTTAGAAGAAGGTACAGACCAGAGCGAGCAACCCTTAAAGGTATCTGTAGAACAACTGCAAATCTCCACTAACAGTGAGGTCAGTGCCGAAAATACCACCAGTAGTACGTTCATAATTAATGAGAATATATGCATTACACCCAATGTGATCTCTAAAAGCTCTTCTCCGGATGCGGAATTGTCTACTTTTGACATGTCCACAGATCCGTCATCCTTCCACACTCCTAGTTCCCCGAGTTATATTGCAAAGGAGAGTAGAAATCTGAGTAATGGTTCTTTGAATGATATtaatgaagacgaagagCTCCAGCACTTCCATGGAAAGGTCAGCGAAAGTTGCAAGGCCTCACCCATAGGTCACTTTCCCTTATCAAATTTCCCGACTGACAGCCTGAGGGGAAATAACGGAAGTAAAATGGATCAAGTACCTACAGACACAACACCACGTTTAAGAAGGGCTGCTTCTGAACCCTTCAATACGGAAAAGAATGAGTTATTACACGAAAACTACATCGCTTTAAAACAGCCTCCAAATTTGGGAGATATCATAGAACCTAAAAGATCCCATCGTTTAAGAACTAAATCTTTTAGTAACAAGTTTCAAGATATCACCGTCGAGCCTCGATCTTTCGAGAAGATTAGATTGCTGGGCCAGGGCGATGTGGGTAAAGTATATTTAGTGAGGGAGCGTGATACCAACCAAATATTTGCCCTAAAAGTTTTGAGTAAACATGAAATGatcaaaaggaaaaaaattaagCGCGTTCTTACTGAACAGGAAATTCTAGCAACAAGTGATCATCCATTTATTGTAACATTGTaccattcttttcaaactgAAGATTATTTGTATCTCTGTATGGAATACTGCATGGGAGGGGAATTCTTTAGAGCTTTGCagacaagaaaaagtaaatgCATAGCTGAAGAAGATGCAAAATTTTATGCCAGTGAAGTAGTAGCGGCTTTGGAATATCTGCACCTGCTAGGCTTCATATATAGAGACTTAAAACCTGAGAATATACTATTGCATCAATCAGGTCATGTTATGCTTTCAGATTTTGATTTATCTATCCAGGCAATAGGGTCAAAAAATCCTACTATGAAAGATTCTACGTATTTAGACACAAAAATCTGTTCAGATGGATTTAGAACCAACTCATTTGTAGGTACTGAAGAGTACTTAGCTCCAGAAGTAATCAGGGGGAATGGCCATACAGCAGCAGTAGATTGGTGGACTCTAGGAATATTAGTTTACGAGATGTTATTCGGATGTACTCCATTTAAAGGAGTTAATTCGAATGAAACTTTTTCTAACATTTTAGCCAAGGATGCCAAATTTCCTCACGGTAAGGAggtatcaaaaaattgtaaAGATTTGATTAAAAAActattgaacaaaaacGAGACAAAAAGACTTGGTTCCAAGTTAGGAGCAACAGACATAAAAAGACatccatttttcaagaaagttCAATGGTCGTTCTTAAGAAACCAAGATCCCCCCCTAATACCGGCATTAAATGACAACGGTTGTGAACTCCCTTCTATTTTATCTTGCAATAAACACTCTAAAAATAACCCTGTAAGCAAACAAGAAACCAAAATGTTTTGCGAGAAAGTTGCAAATGATGACGAAATGGATGAGGCCGATCCGTTTCATGATTTCAATTCCATGAGTTTAACAAAAacagatgataatattttaaCATACTCGGAGAATCATACTTATGGCAAAGTTTTATACAAAGCAAGTTGCACAAGATCAAGGCATAACAATTCTCATAGAAGTTTCTTTAAAGTCATAATACCTGAACTATAA